ACCTGCATTTGAGAAAATAAAGGGAGAGCTTACAAGTCACGATTATTGGAATTATGATTCATCTTCATTGAACTCACTAAATTTAATTTTCGAAAAAACAGATAAAAAAAACACCAACTTTGATTATCCATATTACAGTTGGAGAGTTGTTTTAATGGAATCATTGATAAAATTAGATTCAGTAAGATTGGATAATTCTAATTCTTTATTATCCACCACCAAAGAACTTATTAATTTGTTGGTAAAAAAAGAATCCATAAATATTGATGAATCAACAAATGAAACGCCAATAAACCTTTTGCTAAAACTTGAAAATTTAAGACTCGAAGTTTCCGAAACTGGAAAATACAGCAGTAGAAAATTAACTTAAAACAAACGCTTATGCTTAAAAAGATTGAAAAATTCTTAGAAATTACCAAAGCCGCAGCTTCTGGTGTAATTGGTGTTTCATCGGCCTATTTCCTTAAACAGTTTTTAGGTGTAGATACTAAAAAAGAGTTATGGATTGTCTTTGCCGTTACTGTCGCATTGTTTATTATAATATCGTTTTTCAATTGGGTTATAACCAATATCATTGATAGAAGTCAGCGATTACGAAAGATGTTGCTTGGCAAGGACTTTCTTGAAGGTCTTTGGATACAAAAGTTAGCTACCGATTCATTGAATGAAAAACCTGTTATTTATAGTAAAGTTTATATTTCATACGAAAATGGACATTATAAGGTAACTGGAGAATCATACGATAAGGACGGTAAATTTACAGCGACTTTTCAATCACATTCTTCTGAATATGCAAATCATATTTTAGAATATCCTTTTACCATTACAACCATAGAAAATACTGAAAAAAAAGTATTTGGAACAAGTAAGTTGACATTTTCGCTAACCGATGAACTTCCCAACAAATATATTGGGATTGTGTATAGTAATTTAAGAGAAAAACCTGTCTATGTAACCGCAAAAAAACTTCCGAAGAAAACAACGGTTAACTTGACCACGCCTGAAGGTCGGACGGCATTTAAAAATCTTATAGATTAAGGTGGACTATAAACACGGAAATAATATCGTTAGCAAAATATCTGCATCACAACTGATTCCAGAAAATCTGTTGCTTTATGACATTGAAAACACACCACATATTTATCAAGTAGAAATAGACCCAATAGATTATTGCAATCATAATTGCGAATGGTGTTTCACAGCCGACTTTAGACACGATAAAAAAATCCCCTTAACATATTTGAAAAATTACTTGACCACTTTTTGTAATTCAGGCGGTAAGTCAGTTGTTTTTTCGGGTGGCGGAGAACCTTTATTGTATAAAGAAATTTATTTTGCAAGTAGCGAATTTGATAACAAAAGCGTTTGCAAATTTCTAATTGAAAATGAAATATCGGTTGGAATAATTACAAACGGACATTTATTAAGCAATTTATTTGATAGTGATTTTTCAATCACAGATTTAGCTTTTGTTAGAGTATCGTTAGACGCAACGAATGAGATTTCTCATTCCAAATTGCACGATACCAACAAAATAAGTTACTCTAAAATAATAAACAACATTAAAACTTTAATGAAATTAAGAAGCAACCAATTTACGCCAGCAATTGGAATCAGTTTTGTTGTTGATTCAATAAACAATATCAATTTTAGTAAATCCCAAATTGAAGATATAAACAAACTTGCTTGTAATCTCAATGTTGATTTTGTCCAGTTTAAGCATATTCATACTTTTGAAAAAGAACGTGCAATTGAAAGCATGAAAATTCTGCATTCTTATTGTGT
The Bacteroidales bacterium genome window above contains:
- a CDS encoding radical SAM protein; this encodes MDYKHGNNIVSKISASQLIPENLLLYDIENTPHIYQVEIDPIDYCNHNCEWCFTADFRHDKKIPLTYLKNYLTTFCNSGGKSVVFSGGGEPLLYKEIYFASSEFDNKSVCKFLIENEISVGIITNGHLLSNLFDSDFSITDLAFVRVSLDATNEISHSKLHDTNKISYSKIINNIKTLMKLRSNQFTPAIGISFVVDSINNINFSKSQIEDINKLACNLNVDFVQFKHIHTFEKERAIESMKILHSYCVEMNWNETEFWVQTYTSANSSLQCLITQYIQSIGNQSKKFPCCHLFGRSEFLKQEEFLPKGKIISNCDSIVCRYSEMNKMLLNNFEENIMNHKEKLKTSIKKFGFHPYRYCPTAPDILEPFKS